Proteins co-encoded in one Arachis stenosperma cultivar V10309 chromosome 7, arast.V10309.gnm1.PFL2, whole genome shotgun sequence genomic window:
- the LOC130939934 gene encoding RING-H2 finger protein ATL43-like, giving the protein MGGTLSFNPIFNLTFSFFLVTITTTVIFIVADADDDSRESPPSFPSFQNSTNRVPSTNGISTGNSNNLNRKSEPLKPSTIIVVGVLTTLFSLTFIFLLYIKHCIHRNNENQSHQEGEPLQRNDSGIDRGVVEKLPIFRFGSLRGQKEGLDCAVCLNRFEHTDVLRLLPICNHAFHVDCVDKWFDAHSTCPLCRNRVELKDIVPREQLQEQGERDELVEDIERGTFRRVSGRHSSVLGEREGGFLEIITHNSNEKKNKKMKSSSSTRSFHSSSRSFGGFVRPRKDKTLMVRQGQEGNFSNNNNRGSNAEHHRLQHQIIIDSPVASFVSSNGKGESSSSHPHHRWSEVPQSDLLYLTSEMIINDAASSVPGERRATHNHIVSNENKNNGGLKNLRSFSEVTGMSRFLGGSKGKEDGNQHSVGVATRWSAWSSRSQRPRANVQLGS; this is encoded by the coding sequence ATGGGTGGTACCCTTTCATTCAATCCAATAttcaacctcacattttccttttTCCTCGTCACCATTACCACCACCGTAATTTTCATTGTTGCCGACGCCGACGACGATTCTAGAGAATCTCCCCCTTCATTCCCCAGTTTCCAAAACTCAACGAATAGGGTACCATCCACCAACGGCATATCGACAGGAAACTCCAACAATTTGAACAGAAAATCAGAGCCATTAAAGCCAAGCACGATTATCGTGGTTGGTGTCTTAACCACCTTGTTCTCTCTTAcatttattttccttctttACATCAAGCATTGCATCCATAGGAATAACGAAAACCAATCCCATCAAGAAGGTGAACCACTGCAGAGAAATGACTCTGGCATTGATCGTGGTGTTGTGGAAAAGCTACCGATTTTTCGATTTGGATCGCTAAGAGGACAAAAAGAAGGGTTGGATTGTGCAGTTTGCTTGAACAGGTTCGAGCACACAGATGTTCTTCGTTTGCTTCCAATCTGCAATCATGCTTTCCATGTAGATTGTGTAGACAAGTGGTTCGATGCGCATTCAACTTGCCCTCTTTGTCGCAATAGGGTGGAGCTTAAAGACATCGTCCCGAGGGAACAATTACAAGAACAAGGAGAAAGAGATGAACTAGTGGAGGATATTGAGAGAGGAACCTTTCGGAGAGTCTCGGGGAGGCACTCGTCGGTGTTGGGGGAAAGAGAAGGTGGCTTCTTGGAGATTATTACACATAATTCAAAtgagaaaaagaataaaaaaatgaagtCATCTAGTAGCACCAGGTCATTTCACAGTTCTTCTAGAAGCTTCGGGGGCTTCGTTCGCCCAAGAAAGGACAAAACATTAATGGTAAGGCAAGGGCAAGAAGGTAATTTTAGTAATAATAACAACAGAGGTAGTAACGCAGAGCACCATAGGTTGCAGCAccaaattattattgattcaCCAGTGGCCTCTTTCGTTAGTTCTAACGGTAAAGGAGAGTCATCATCATCACATCCGCATCATAGATGGAGTGAAGTTCCACAATCGGATCTTTTGTACTTGACTTCTGAGATGATAATCAATGATGCTGCTTCTTCTGTACCTGGGGAAAGAAGAGCAACTCATAACCACATCGTTAGCAATGAGAATAAGAATAATGGCGGTTTGAAGAATTTGAGGAGTTTTTCAGAGGTTACGGGAATGAGTAGGTTCTTAGgaggaagcaaaggaaaagAAGATGGCAATCAACACTCTGTCGGGGTTGCTACAAGGTGGTCAGCTTGGAGCTCAAGGTCACAACGACCGCGAGCAAATGTTCAGTTGGGATCATAG